The Candidatus Melainabacteria bacterium region ATCTGATACTAATATTCAAACTATTTTTCAGAATGTTGTTTCAGAGGTAAGTGTTCCAGGTAGAGATCCAGAATCAAAACTTAAAAATTATGTTAATGCTCATAATTATTTAAGAATACTGAAGTGTTCGATAGACTATGTCTTCAAAGCTGAAGAAGAACAAACTCTGGATAATGAAAAAGCAAGGAAAGTTGTACTTGTAAGATCTGCTCTTATAACTGGGCTTGGGTTAAAAGGAAATAAAAGCCAAATTAATGCTGAGCTAAGAAAAATATTGAATGGTGATGCTCCTGAAAAGAGTCTTGTTGAAAAAATTAATAAATTAGCTGAGTATAAAGTAAGAGATGTTGTAGTAAACCAGTTACAAGCACAAGGCTATGGAATATCAGATGCAAAAATTGTGTTTGAAGATATCTTTCCTTCAAGTGAAGGCTTTATTGATTTAAAAACACCTTAGTGTTTAGCATGCTTAGCAACTACCGATGTACTTATTCCACCCCTTGAAGTAAAATTTCCAGTTACAGTAATTTGTTTTGGTTTTAAAACTTTTATAAGATCATCAAGTATCTTATTTACTGCATATTCATAAAATATTCCCTGGTTTCTGTATTTTAAAAGATAATATTTTAGCGACTTAAGTTCAACGCAGACTTTATCCGGGATGTACTCAATAACTATTGTTCCAAAATCTGGCAGGCCTGTTTTAGGACATACTGATGTGTACTCGGGACATGTGATAACAATGTTGTAATCTCTTTTAGGATAACGGTTTGGAAAGGTTTCTAATGTATTTTTTCTTTTTGTCATTTTGACTAGTTGACCTATCATTATAAACCGTGGATAATGAATGTTATGATTTTTGGTAGAAATAATAAAAACAGTAACAAGAACTTAGAAAAAAGCAGCAACTCTGACAATGAGCTAACTTTAAAAAATGCTTCTAGTAAGCTTGGAATTTCTGAGTCAACTGTAAAAAAGTATTTAAAAGATTTTAATTTAGAAACTGAAAAAAGCTCTGGGAGTGGAAATAAGACTGTAGTTTCACAAGATACATTTCAAGCACTTCAAGAAATTACAAAATTAAGAGCAAATGGTTTGTCTATTCAGGAAATAAAAGAATTAAAGAGCCAGGAACCTTCAAAAAATATTTTAGATGAAGTTGAAAGTCAATCATTAAAAGAAAAAGAAAATGATGCTTTAACAAAAGAAGCATTAGAACAAAAGATAGAAGAAGAAAAAGAAAAAATCCCTGAAGAAGAAATTAGCTCTATAATTGAAGCTGAAGTTGAAGAAGTAGAAGTTCCTGAACAAAGAAAACGAAGAGGTTTTAACTATAGATATGTTGAAAGACAAATATCAAGTGATTCTAAACGAGTATCCTCATTAAGACAAAGACTGCGTAATCCAAATCTTTCAGTTCAGGAAAGATTATTTTTTGAAGAAGCGCTGGAACGTAGGATATTATTTTTAAACGGATGGAAACATATTCTTAGGTGGGTTTCAACAAAGTAATTAAGAGTATGTCAATTAGGTTTCTTACAGCTGGTGAATCACATGGTCCTGAACTAAACATTATTGTTGATGGTGTACCAGCTGGACTTGAGCTATTAGCAGAAGATATAAATAAAGACTTGCATCGCCGCCAGAGTGGTTATGGCCGTAGTGGAAGAATGAAAATTGAAAAAGATAAAGTTATTTTTACTGGTGGTGTAAGACTTGGAAAAACAATTGGTGGACCTGTTTCAGTAAGAATTTTAAATAATGATTTTAAGAACTGGGAAATTTCAATGTCCCCTTTTCCGCAGGATATAAATAATCCTGAAATAAAAGAAAAAATAAATTCAACATATATCTCAAAAGTCAGGCCAGGACATGCAGATTTAGCAGGTGCAATAAAATACGGACATGAAGATGTTAGAAATGTGCTTGAAAGATCAAGTGCTCGTGAAACAACAAGCAGGGTTGTAGCAGGTTCAATTTGTAAAAAACTTTTAAAAGATTTAGATATTCAGGTTGTAAGTTATGTTTTAAGAATTGGAAGTGTTAGTGTTGAGTTAAATTCTTTAGGAACAAATTATAAAGAACTATTTAAAAAAGCTGAATCATCAGAAGTTAGATGCCCGGATGTAAAAACTTCAGAGCTTATGAAAAAAGCAATTGATGAAGCAAAATTAAAAGGTGATACTTTAGGTGGTTTAATTCAAGTTATTGCAGTTGGTGTACCTGTAGGA contains the following coding sequences:
- the queF gene encoding NADPH-dependent 7-cyano-7-deazaguanine reductase QueF, with protein sequence MTKRKNTLETFPNRYPKRDYNIVITCPEYTSVCPKTGLPDFGTIVIEYIPDKVCVELKSLKYYLLKYRNQGIFYEYAVNKILDDLIKVLKPKQITVTGNFTSRGGISTSVVAKHAKH
- a CDS encoding MerR family transcriptional regulator, coding for MNVMIFGRNNKNSNKNLEKSSNSDNELTLKNASSKLGISESTVKKYLKDFNLETEKSSGSGNKTVVSQDTFQALQEITKLRANGLSIQEIKELKSQEPSKNILDEVESQSLKEKENDALTKEALEQKIEEEKEKIPEEEISSIIEAEVEEVEVPEQRKRRGFNYRYVERQISSDSKRVSSLRQRLRNPNLSVQERLFFEEALERRILFLNGWKHILRWVSTK
- the aroC gene encoding chorismate synthase — protein: MRFLTAGESHGPELNIIVDGVPAGLELLAEDINKDLHRRQSGYGRSGRMKIEKDKVIFTGGVRLGKTIGGPVSVRILNNDFKNWEISMSPFPQDINNPEIKEKINSTYISKVRPGHADLAGAIKYGHEDVRNVLERSSARETTSRVVAGSICKKLLKDLDIQVVSYVLRIGSVSVELNSLGTNYKELFKKAESSEVRCPDVKTSELMKKAIDEAKLKGDTLGGLIQVIAVGVPVGLGSYIQWDKRLNGRIAYALMSVHTVKSVEIGLGKEVSKLYGSQAHDQIYIDPEWKNDKLRYKRKTNNAGGIEGGISNGEPIVCTVATKPIPTLIKPLDSVDIKSKTNAQAHFERSDICAVPVTGVVLESMLAYVLSDALLGKFGGDSMNELLDNYKSYQNKCFSR